The following are from one region of the Denitrobacterium detoxificans genome:
- a CDS encoding helix-turn-helix domain-containing protein encodes MKTEEELVVAFAQNLRAERARVGLSQQELSDKAGVDRMSISKYERGHALPNLNNAAALACALGCSLESLVS; translated from the coding sequence ATGAAGACGGAAGAGGAGTTGGTCGTTGCCTTTGCGCAGAACCTGCGAGCAGAGCGCGCGCGGGTCGGACTCTCGCAGCAAGAGCTATCCGACAAGGCAGGCGTCGACCGTATGTCAATCAGCAAGTACGAGCGCGGCCACGCATTGCCGAATCTCAACAACGCAGCAGCGCTAGCGTGCGCGCTTGGTTGCTCGTTGGAATCCCTTGTCAGCTAG
- a CDS encoding site-specific integrase produces MGSIRPLEKGRCRKWQVIARAVDDDGKRRQFTRVVHGGKRDAQAALDELKAKVSGIVENDETVSDYLDGWLKWKATSVSHQTLMNYVSAFNVWRPLIGEIKMEELNSSHIRKVIPALLDGRSKRTVYQYMIMLSVAMKSAVIDGLIAKNPLSGVDRPRWRPTERRALEPAALDELWTNIEMVDDGSPQRIAFLLMIDCGLRCIECRKLEVGCVSDGFLIVGESKTAAGRGRRIPLTKRMSRVLEEWIEWRGEIGASGALLVHPDGQPLSQRSLESWWWAHRDKWGCGDITPHGLRHSNLSRMARHMGAHDLMRWAGWKDISMALVYVHDDDQQLLNAVERMQNGA; encoded by the coding sequence ATGGGCAGCATTCGCCCCTTGGAAAAAGGTCGATGCCGAAAATGGCAGGTAATAGCGAGAGCCGTGGATGACGATGGGAAGCGCAGGCAGTTCACTCGCGTCGTGCACGGCGGCAAGAGAGATGCACAAGCCGCGCTTGATGAGCTCAAGGCAAAAGTGTCTGGCATCGTGGAAAATGACGAGACCGTCTCCGACTACCTCGATGGATGGTTGAAATGGAAAGCCACATCAGTATCTCATCAGACGCTGATGAATTACGTGAGCGCGTTCAACGTGTGGCGCCCGCTCATTGGCGAGATCAAGATGGAAGAGCTCAACAGCTCACATATTCGCAAAGTCATTCCAGCGTTGCTCGATGGACGGAGCAAACGCACGGTATACCAATACATGATTATGCTATCCGTGGCCATGAAGTCAGCAGTGATTGACGGGCTTATAGCAAAGAACCCCTTATCGGGGGTAGATCGTCCACGGTGGAGGCCAACAGAGAGAAGAGCGCTAGAGCCTGCCGCGCTTGATGAGTTGTGGACGAATATCGAAATGGTTGACGATGGGAGTCCCCAGCGCATCGCCTTTTTGCTGATGATAGATTGCGGCCTGCGCTGCATCGAATGCCGCAAGCTCGAAGTAGGCTGCGTCAGCGACGGTTTTCTCATCGTCGGCGAATCAAAGACGGCAGCTGGAAGAGGGCGGCGTATACCGTTGACGAAGCGAATGTCGCGAGTTCTGGAAGAATGGATCGAATGGCGCGGCGAAATCGGAGCTAGTGGCGCCCTGCTCGTACACCCAGATGGGCAACCGCTAAGCCAGAGGTCTCTCGAGTCGTGGTGGTGGGCGCATCGGGACAAATGGGGATGCGGCGACATAACGCCACATGGATTACGTCATTCGAATCTATCGCGCATGGCACGCCACATGGGCGCACATGACCTCATGCGCTGGGCAGGGTGGAAGGATATATCCATGGCGCTGGTCTACGTTCATGACGATGACCAACAGTTATTAAACGCCGTCGAACGAATGCAAAACGGTGCATAG
- a CDS encoding RrF2 family transcriptional regulator — protein MELTRRCDYACRILRAAYNHRDQYVSIAEIAEEEDIPYAFARTIQHDLAKAGYVHTTRGSRGGLKLALDPNKVTILDVLCALQGPVTISNCAADPETCTRSGRCAFNKVWQAADEVLNALFASITLQQVFDGGTKDDFLRYVHANVANAVGLDLKALAADGVKQPEDFMGIRSLAEDQMAHPGKFSNN, from the coding sequence ATGGAGTTAACACGTCGTTGCGATTATGCGTGCCGAATTCTTCGTGCTGCGTATAACCACAGAGACCAGTATGTTTCCATTGCCGAGATTGCCGAGGAGGAAGATATTCCCTACGCCTTCGCGCGTACCATTCAGCACGATTTGGCAAAAGCTGGCTATGTGCATACGACGCGCGGCTCGCGTGGCGGCCTGAAGCTCGCCCTCGATCCGAACAAGGTCACCATTCTCGATGTCCTCTGTGCTCTGCAGGGTCCGGTAACCATCTCCAATTGCGCTGCCGATCCCGAAACGTGCACGCGTAGTGGTCGCTGCGCGTTCAATAAGGTGTGGCAGGCAGCCGACGAGGTGCTGAACGCCCTGTTCGCCTCTATCACGCTGCAGCAGGTGTTCGATGGTGGCACGAAGGACGATTTCCTTCGTTACGTGCATGCGAATGTTGCCAACGCCGTTGGCCTCGACCTGAAGGCTCTTGCGGCTGACGGCGTCAAGCAGCCCGAGGATTTCATGGGCATTCGAAGTCTTGCCGAAGACCAGATGGCCCATCCTGGTAAGTTCAGCAATAACTAG
- a CDS encoding adenine glycosylase has protein sequence MLSIAEFQDRVYEAGRLYEREGLPWRYIDDPYAVYLSEVMLQQTQVKRVLEYWPRFLDAFPTVESLALAEPAAVLGLWQGLGYNRRALSLLKCAKECVERFDSALPTQERDLLSLPGIGPSTAAGIISFAHNRPSVYIETNVRTVFIDQFFPEEDEVHDKQIEPLVRESCPQDDARRWYYALLDWGAHIKQTKGNASRRSKSYTRQSRFEGSRRQKRAFVVRELLSHQGIPAEHMKNSLDAFEVAAGREATTQELFDGIVSDLQREGFLRVEGGRLFS, from the coding sequence TTGCTCTCTATAGCCGAATTCCAGGATCGCGTATACGAAGCGGGTCGTCTCTACGAACGAGAAGGCTTGCCGTGGCGTTACATCGACGATCCCTATGCGGTGTATCTTTCCGAGGTCATGCTCCAACAAACGCAGGTCAAGCGCGTGCTGGAGTATTGGCCTCGTTTTTTGGACGCATTTCCCACAGTGGAATCCCTCGCCTTGGCCGAACCTGCCGCCGTGCTGGGGCTTTGGCAGGGGCTTGGCTATAACCGCCGCGCGCTTTCGCTCCTGAAATGCGCGAAGGAATGCGTCGAACGCTTCGATAGCGCGTTGCCCACGCAGGAGCGTGACCTGCTTTCGCTTCCGGGTATTGGCCCATCTACGGCTGCGGGCATTATTTCGTTTGCCCATAACAGACCATCCGTCTATATTGAGACGAACGTGCGCACGGTCTTCATCGACCAGTTCTTTCCCGAAGAAGACGAGGTTCACGATAAGCAGATCGAGCCCCTGGTGCGCGAATCGTGCCCGCAAGACGATGCGCGCAGGTGGTACTATGCGCTGCTCGACTGGGGTGCGCATATCAAGCAAACGAAGGGCAATGCTTCCCGTCGTTCGAAATCGTACACGCGTCAGAGCAGGTTTGAGGGGTCTCGAAGGCAGAAGCGCGCATTTGTAGTGCGTGAACTCCTATCTCACCAGGGCATTCCTGCTGAGCATATGAAGAATTCTCTTGATGCCTTCGAAGTTGCTGCAGGTAGAGAAGCCACGACGCAAGAGCTCTTCGATGGTATCGTGAGCGACTTGCAGCGCGAGGGGTTTCTGCGCGTAGAGGGCGGAAGGCTCTTTTCCTAG
- the pheA gene encoding prephenate dehydratase, translating to MSQSVTIAFLGPAGTYSDEAAHAFAKRLGVEAEFVALPSFNTVFEYVDQGKCDYGVVPTENSLEGSVTSTLDNFAFNSDCVILGEEVLSIHHCLLVSPGTTMADIKTVYSHPQGLAQCRRYLNAHLPNCQTIATSSTAESARVAASTEGVAGIGNEFAAQLHGAEILEREIEDHYGNQTCFALIGRRGTQPVFQGTKFKTSLALFLNANKAGTLHMILSEFAYAGIDLSMIQSRPTKQGLGDYMFFVNIDGSIYEPDVQTALSCLRLKLREVKVLGCYPVA from the coding sequence ATGTCTCAATCTGTAACCATCGCGTTTCTCGGACCCGCCGGAACCTATTCCGACGAGGCAGCCCACGCATTTGCAAAGCGACTAGGAGTCGAAGCGGAATTCGTGGCACTCCCCTCCTTCAATACGGTATTTGAATACGTTGACCAGGGAAAATGCGATTACGGCGTAGTACCCACCGAGAACTCGCTCGAAGGATCGGTTACCAGCACGCTCGACAACTTCGCCTTCAACAGCGACTGCGTGATTCTGGGCGAGGAAGTGCTCTCGATTCACCACTGCCTGCTCGTTTCACCCGGCACCACCATGGCCGACATCAAAACGGTATACTCGCACCCTCAGGGATTGGCGCAATGCCGTCGCTACCTGAATGCGCACCTTCCCAACTGCCAGACCATCGCGACGTCCTCCACCGCCGAAAGCGCCCGGGTGGCGGCAAGCACGGAAGGCGTTGCAGGCATTGGCAACGAATTCGCAGCTCAGCTGCATGGCGCCGAGATTCTGGAACGGGAAATCGAAGACCATTACGGCAATCAGACGTGCTTCGCGCTCATCGGCCGTCGTGGGACGCAACCAGTATTCCAGGGCACGAAGTTCAAGACGTCGCTTGCCCTGTTCCTCAACGCGAACAAGGCGGGTACGCTGCACATGATTCTCTCGGAGTTCGCCTACGCGGGCATCGACCTTTCCATGATTCAGTCGCGCCCCACCAAGCAGGGCCTAGGTGACTACATGTTCTTCGTGAACATCGATGGCTCAATCTACGAGCCCGACGTGCAAACGGCCCTTTCCTGCCTGCGTTTGAAGCTGCGCGAGGTGAAGGTACTAGGCTGCTACCCCGTAGCCTAG
- a CDS encoding site-specific integrase yields MTILEAEIGQVDGVRIFLGRYDSGRWYARAYLPHARGEGASRRVRHALGFGMTSHEAARLALEWAETQRAAWGVAGSSRTADMLAAYIDHLGGVAGREPATTSTYRSLLRCHIAPAIGAIEVADVRPHMVQRMYQKMASSGALAPSSIKLVHELLSGAWKWFRELGAVDLDIMSDVATPRSRKAVTGYFPAHEVKAIREAIAPILADDSAGRNVNARSFAMAVLIALGTGLREGEICGLMRRDVRDGRLSVQRKLTESAGRPEYGIPKDSSVRNLTLPPELDEALQAHFAWQDTWMRRTGPSTPVMCSRCGQPIRPSAVSRWFTQLVRSLGISHGTFHTLRHTHATGLVAGKGNLAEVARRLGHASVNTTIGNYVHASPRDDVELAMLSGEVAKGGE; encoded by the coding sequence ATGACGATCTTGGAAGCTGAAATCGGCCAGGTCGATGGCGTGCGCATCTTCCTGGGCCGCTATGACAGCGGACGCTGGTACGCGAGGGCGTACCTGCCGCACGCGAGGGGCGAGGGCGCGAGCCGCAGGGTGCGCCACGCGCTGGGATTCGGCATGACGAGCCACGAGGCGGCGCGGCTGGCCCTGGAATGGGCAGAGACGCAGAGGGCCGCCTGGGGCGTCGCGGGAAGCTCGCGCACGGCCGACATGCTCGCCGCCTACATCGACCACCTGGGCGGCGTCGCGGGACGCGAGCCTGCTACCACGTCGACGTACCGCAGCCTGCTGCGCTGCCACATCGCGCCCGCCATCGGGGCCATCGAGGTGGCCGACGTGCGCCCTCACATGGTGCAGCGCATGTACCAGAAGATGGCATCGAGCGGGGCGCTGGCGCCGTCGAGCATCAAGCTCGTCCACGAGCTGCTCTCTGGCGCCTGGAAGTGGTTCCGCGAGCTTGGCGCGGTCGACCTGGACATCATGAGCGACGTGGCCACGCCGCGCAGCCGAAAGGCCGTCACCGGGTACTTTCCCGCGCATGAGGTCAAGGCGATACGCGAGGCCATAGCGCCCATCCTGGCCGACGATTCTGCGGGGCGCAACGTCAACGCGCGCAGCTTCGCCATGGCGGTCCTCATCGCCCTGGGGACGGGGCTTCGCGAGGGCGAGATCTGCGGGCTGATGCGACGCGACGTGCGCGACGGGCGGCTGTCCGTCCAGCGCAAGCTGACGGAATCCGCTGGGCGGCCCGAATACGGGATACCCAAGGACAGCAGCGTGCGCAACCTGACGCTGCCGCCCGAGCTGGACGAGGCGCTGCAGGCGCACTTCGCCTGGCAGGACACCTGGATGCGGCGCACGGGGCCGTCGACGCCCGTCATGTGCTCGCGCTGCGGGCAGCCCATCCGCCCGAGCGCCGTGAGCCGCTGGTTCACGCAGCTCGTGCGCTCGCTGGGCATCTCGCACGGCACGTTCCACACCCTGCGGCACACCCACGCCACTGGTCTGGTGGCTGGCAAGGGCAACCTGGCGGAGGTGGCTCGAAGGTTGGGACACGCGAGCGTGAACACGACCATCGGCAACTACGTTCACGCATCGCCGCGCGATGACGTGGAGCTCGCCATGCTGAGCGGCGAGGTCGCGAAGGGCGGCGAGTAG
- a CDS encoding ABC transporter ATP-binding protein, translating into MRSLKYLKPYLGIAVLIVVLLGVQAACDLAIPNFTSLIVDVGIQQSGIEASSPQEAAELLAEYQAQGVDTLAMQQGYIIRIGLQMLGVTLLGIAAAVGISFLAGRASASVGRDLRERLFAKVVGFSNAEVQSFSVASLITRATNDIQRIQMVSYMLLRVVIYAPILAVGGIVMVLQTNASMTWIIGLGVLVVVVVIGVLMVATMPRFRRMQKLIDKVNLISREMLTGIPVIRAFNRQGREEERFSQASGDLRDTQLFVNRAMSFMRPGMMLVMNAMAVLIVWVGAGAIDVGNMQTGDVMAFVTYSMAIVSSFMMLSMLAILLPRAEVSAKRIDEVLEADIAISDPGRPRDDERSLQPGAEIEFRDVTFAYDGSDEPVLSHVSFKVPASGYVALVGPTGSGKSTVFKLLMRDCDPQSGSILVDGVEAQSLSLAALRGTFGYVPQTSFLFSGSIASNISYGLDDVDEAANRWAASIAQADSFVQSLPEGYDSDVSQGGTNLSGGQRQRLAIARALAVKPRCFLFDDSMSALDYATELELRRALQREMGLATRIVVSSRVATVSDADCIVVFDEGKVVGLGTHDELLASCATYADIARSQLAPQDEEATVPASSSLEGGE; encoded by the coding sequence GTGCGTTCCCTTAAGTATCTAAAGCCCTATCTTGGCATTGCCGTCCTCATCGTCGTCCTTCTGGGCGTCCAGGCGGCGTGCGACCTTGCCATTCCAAACTTCACGTCGCTCATTGTCGACGTGGGCATTCAGCAATCAGGCATCGAGGCGTCGTCTCCCCAAGAGGCGGCCGAGCTGCTTGCGGAATACCAGGCGCAAGGCGTCGATACGCTTGCCATGCAGCAGGGTTACATCATTCGCATTGGCCTCCAGATGCTCGGCGTTACCCTCTTGGGCATTGCCGCTGCCGTGGGCATTTCCTTCCTGGCTGGTCGGGCTTCCGCTTCGGTGGGGCGCGATTTGCGCGAGCGTCTTTTTGCTAAAGTCGTTGGCTTTTCCAACGCCGAGGTGCAGTCGTTTTCCGTGGCTTCGCTCATTACGCGTGCCACAAACGATATCCAGCGCATTCAAATGGTTAGCTACATGTTGCTCCGTGTCGTTATCTACGCTCCCATCTTGGCCGTGGGCGGCATCGTGATGGTGTTGCAGACGAATGCCTCTATGACGTGGATTATCGGGTTGGGCGTGCTCGTGGTCGTTGTGGTTATCGGCGTGCTCATGGTGGCTACGATGCCGCGTTTCCGTCGCATGCAGAAACTCATCGACAAGGTGAATCTCATTTCCCGCGAAATGCTCACGGGCATTCCCGTCATTCGCGCCTTCAATCGTCAAGGCCGCGAGGAGGAACGCTTCTCCCAGGCAAGCGGAGACTTGCGTGATACGCAGCTGTTCGTCAACCGTGCGATGTCGTTCATGCGACCGGGGATGATGCTCGTCATGAATGCCATGGCCGTGCTTATCGTGTGGGTCGGCGCGGGTGCCATCGACGTGGGCAATATGCAAACGGGCGACGTCATGGCTTTCGTCACGTATTCTATGGCCATCGTCTCGAGCTTCATGATGCTTTCGATGCTTGCCATTCTCCTGCCGCGCGCCGAGGTGTCTGCCAAGCGCATCGACGAGGTGCTCGAAGCGGACATCGCGATTTCCGATCCCGGACGACCGCGTGATGACGAGCGCTCTTTGCAGCCTGGTGCCGAAATTGAGTTTCGTGACGTTACGTTCGCCTACGATGGCAGCGACGAGCCCGTGCTCTCTCATGTGAGCTTTAAGGTTCCCGCGAGCGGCTACGTGGCGCTTGTTGGTCCGACGGGGTCGGGCAAATCGACGGTCTTCAAGCTCCTCATGCGAGATTGCGATCCCCAATCCGGGTCCATTCTTGTGGATGGGGTAGAGGCGCAATCGCTTTCGCTTGCTGCGCTGCGCGGTACGTTTGGCTACGTTCCGCAAACGTCGTTCCTGTTCAGCGGCTCTATCGCGTCCAATATCTCGTATGGGTTGGACGATGTGGACGAAGCGGCTAATCGTTGGGCTGCCTCCATTGCCCAGGCTGATTCATTTGTTCAGTCGTTACCCGAAGGGTATGATTCCGACGTTTCCCAGGGTGGCACGAACCTTTCGGGTGGCCAACGCCAACGTTTGGCCATTGCGCGCGCCCTTGCGGTCAAGCCGCGTTGCTTCCTTTTCGACGACAGCATGAGCGCTCTCGATTACGCAACCGAGCTCGAGCTTCGACGGGCGCTTCAGCGCGAAATGGGATTGGCCACGCGCATCGTGGTCTCTTCCCGCGTTGCCACCGTTTCCGATGCTGACTGCATCGTCGTGTTCGACGAAGGAAAGGTTGTGGGGCTGGGAACGCATGACGAGCTTCTTGCTTCCTGCGCTACGTATGCCGACATCGCCCGTTCTCAGCTTGCGCCGCAGGACGAGGAGGCTACTGTGCCTGCATCCTCTTCCCTGGAAGGGGGTGAGTAG
- a CDS encoding ABC transporter ATP-binding protein: protein MASRGEDLKRSAERRRMPRGPRGMNVEKPRNARVAFSHVLGLLAPYKVRLAFVFVAAIASTAFAVAGPKVLSQATTLLYEGSVARVAGTGSIDFAGIAAVLLAALALYLFSAFASFLQGWIMSYVTQDACFRLRERISEKINRIPMGYFESASTGDVLSRITNDVDTLAQSLNSSLTTLVTSVVTIVGVVGVMLWISPLMALAVFLTLPVSALLLGVVMKRGQKYFRQQQNALGEINGLLEETFSGHEVVKAFGRERMVGASFAAANERLYEAGWKSRFVSGLMMPVMSVVTNLGYIVVAVLGAYLVVASAIAVGDIQAFIVYVKDFTQPVQQITQVANELQSMAAAAERIFEFLDADEEVESGSVELSRVAGDVVFDHVRFGYDESVPVIRDFSAHVRAGQTVALVGATGAGKTTLVKLLMRFYDVNEGSISIDGTPITSIDRGSLRAHIAMVLQETWLFNGTIRENIRYGNLTATDEEVEQAAKAAYAHHFIMSQPGGYDMVITEDASNISAGQRQLITIARAILANRSMLILDEATSSVDTRTEGQIQLAMENLMHGRTSFVIAHRLSTIRDADLILCIDKGDIVEQGSHEELLRLDGYYARLYNAQFANMA from the coding sequence ATGGCCTCTCGCGGTGAAGACTTGAAGCGTAGCGCCGAACGTCGACGCATGCCGCGCGGCCCGCGTGGCATGAACGTCGAGAAGCCTCGTAACGCTCGCGTGGCTTTCTCTCACGTTCTTGGATTGCTTGCTCCCTATAAGGTGCGCCTTGCGTTTGTGTTCGTTGCTGCCATTGCCTCGACGGCGTTTGCCGTGGCGGGCCCCAAGGTGCTTTCCCAGGCCACCACATTGCTCTACGAGGGTTCAGTTGCGCGCGTTGCCGGAACGGGTTCGATCGACTTCGCGGGCATAGCCGCAGTGCTCTTGGCGGCCCTCGCGCTCTATCTCTTTTCTGCGTTCGCCTCGTTCCTGCAGGGCTGGATCATGTCCTACGTAACGCAGGATGCGTGCTTCCGCCTGCGTGAGCGCATCAGCGAAAAGATTAATCGCATACCCATGGGCTATTTCGAAAGCGCCTCCACGGGCGATGTGCTTTCGCGCATTACCAACGACGTCGATACGCTTGCTCAGAGCCTCAATTCCAGTCTAACGACGCTCGTCACGTCAGTGGTCACCATCGTGGGCGTGGTTGGCGTCATGCTCTGGATCTCGCCCCTTATGGCCCTGGCGGTCTTTCTTACCCTGCCCGTATCGGCCCTGCTCCTTGGCGTGGTCATGAAGCGTGGGCAAAAGTACTTCCGCCAGCAGCAGAACGCTCTTGGCGAGATAAACGGCCTGTTAGAAGAAACATTCTCGGGGCACGAGGTTGTGAAGGCCTTCGGGCGCGAGCGCATGGTCGGGGCTTCGTTTGCCGCCGCGAACGAGCGGCTGTACGAGGCGGGCTGGAAATCGCGCTTCGTGAGTGGTCTCATGATGCCCGTAATGAGCGTCGTTACCAACCTGGGATATATCGTCGTCGCCGTATTGGGCGCGTATTTGGTCGTTGCCTCCGCCATTGCCGTGGGCGATATCCAGGCATTTATTGTGTACGTGAAGGACTTCACGCAGCCCGTTCAGCAGATTACCCAGGTCGCCAACGAATTGCAGTCCATGGCTGCGGCTGCGGAGCGCATATTCGAGTTTCTGGATGCAGACGAGGAAGTCGAATCGGGCTCCGTGGAGCTTTCGCGGGTTGCGGGCGACGTCGTCTTCGATCACGTGCGCTTCGGGTACGACGAAAGCGTGCCCGTGATTCGCGATTTCTCCGCGCACGTGCGGGCGGGGCAGACCGTTGCCTTGGTTGGCGCCACGGGGGCGGGGAAGACCACGCTCGTGAAATTGCTGATGCGCTTCTATGACGTGAATGAGGGGTCCATTTCCATCGATGGCACGCCCATCACCTCTATCGATCGGGGCAGCCTGCGTGCGCACATCGCTATGGTGCTGCAGGAGACGTGGCTGTTCAATGGCACGATTCGCGAGAATATTCGCTACGGAAATCTAACGGCTACCGACGAAGAGGTCGAGCAGGCGGCGAAAGCGGCCTATGCTCATCATTTCATCATGTCGCAGCCGGGTGGCTATGACATGGTAATCACCGAAGACGCTTCTAATATCAGTGCGGGGCAGCGCCAGCTCATTACCATTGCGCGGGCCATACTCGCGAATCGTTCGATGCTCATTCTGGACGAGGCAACCAGTTCGGTGGATACGCGCACGGAGGGCCAGATTCAGCTCGCCATGGAAAACCTCATGCACGGACGCACGAGCTTTGTCATCGCGCATAGGCTTTCCACCATCCGCGATGCCGATCTCATCCTGTGCATCGACAAGGGCGACATTGTGGAACAGGGCTCTCACGAGGAGCTTTTGCGTCTCGATGGCTACTATGCGCGGCTTTACAACGCTCAGTTCGCGAATATGGCGTAG
- a CDS encoding helix-turn-helix transcriptional regulator yields MELRLKEIRKTRGLTQEDMAQALGAKLPTYRTWERGTVPISLETACECAKILNCSIDEIAGIECDPRASQIMYCYLDLSEAGKEAALGAVSGIAKAFSSEEDGGSRDGSDTQLTA; encoded by the coding sequence ATGGAATTGAGATTGAAAGAGATTCGCAAGACGCGCGGCCTAACGCAAGAGGATATGGCGCAGGCGCTCGGCGCCAAGCTGCCAACGTACCGGACATGGGAGCGCGGGACGGTTCCAATATCACTTGAGACCGCTTGCGAGTGCGCGAAGATACTCAACTGCTCCATAGACGAGATTGCCGGCATCGAATGCGACCCTAGAGCGTCCCAGATCATGTACTGCTATCTCGACCTGTCAGAAGCTGGCAAGGAAGCCGCGCTGGGCGCCGTGAGCGGTATCGCAAAGGCGTTCTCTTCGGAGGAGGATGGAGGCTCGCGGGATGGAAGTGATACGCAACTGACAGCCTAG
- a CDS encoding HAD family hydrolase, with amino-acid sequence MEDTATVSPTPVELVLYDFDGTCIRGNSPVLLVRYLLLRRKLNFFRALGIGLWAVAYKLRLPQNESWVRSQVFTAFVGQKASEVDDYLMSFYDEVIAERVRESAIASMEEHHAAGRVVVIVSATWEAIVRRAMDFLPIDHAVCTCMEIDDAQCYTRIVKGLPVEGAEKVSALRRYADDAFGKGTWMVSYAYGDHHSDVPMLEMAQHPVAVTPDSTLTREARRNEWQIAHWQD; translated from the coding sequence ATGGAAGACACGGCAACGGTTTCGCCTACGCCAGTTGAGCTGGTGCTTTATGATTTCGACGGAACCTGCATCCGCGGTAATTCCCCGGTGCTCCTGGTGCGCTACTTGTTGCTCCGCCGCAAGCTCAACTTCTTCAGGGCGTTGGGCATTGGTCTGTGGGCCGTTGCGTACAAGCTGCGCCTGCCGCAGAACGAGAGCTGGGTGCGCTCTCAGGTCTTCACGGCGTTCGTGGGCCAAAAGGCCAGTGAGGTCGATGACTACCTCATGAGCTTTTACGACGAAGTGATTGCCGAGCGCGTACGCGAAAGCGCTATAGCCAGTATGGAGGAGCATCACGCAGCGGGTCGCGTTGTCGTCATCGTTTCAGCCACGTGGGAAGCCATCGTACGTCGTGCCATGGATTTTCTGCCCATCGACCATGCTGTCTGTACGTGCATGGAAATCGACGATGCCCAGTGCTACACCCGTATTGTGAAGGGTTTGCCTGTTGAAGGTGCCGAAAAGGTGTCAGCCTTGCGGCGATATGCCGATGATGCTTTTGGAAAGGGTACTTGGATGGTATCGTATGCCTATGGCGATCATCATTCCGATGTTCCTATGCTCGAAATGGCGCAGCATCCTGTAGCGGTGACACCAGATTCCACGCTCACCCGGGAGGCTCGCCGCAACGAGTGGCAGATTGCCCACTGGCAAGACTAA
- a CDS encoding single-stranded DNA-binding protein → MSINKVIITGNLTREPDLRQTASGMAVLGFGVAVNERRKNSQTGEWEDFPNYVDCTMFGSRAQGIAPYLTKGGKVAIEGHLRWSQWERDGQKRSKLEVLVDEIELMSQSRSKAANAPQGGTGAESAQTAPSAAGEQPQTAYEADMYECDIPF, encoded by the coding sequence ATGTCGATTAACAAGGTGATTATCACGGGCAACCTCACAAGGGAGCCGGACCTGCGCCAGACGGCGTCTGGCATGGCGGTTCTCGGCTTCGGAGTCGCGGTGAACGAGCGCCGCAAGAACTCGCAGACTGGCGAGTGGGAAGACTTCCCGAACTACGTCGACTGCACCATGTTCGGCTCGCGCGCCCAGGGCATCGCGCCCTACCTCACGAAGGGCGGGAAGGTGGCCATCGAAGGACACCTGCGATGGAGTCAGTGGGAGCGCGACGGCCAGAAGCGCAGCAAGCTCGAAGTGCTCGTCGACGAAATCGAGCTAATGAGCCAGAGCCGTTCTAAGGCCGCTAACGCCCCGCAGGGCGGCACGGGTGCGGAAAGCGCCCAAACGGCACCCAGCGCGGCGGGAGAGCAGCCGCAAACGGCCTACGAAGCCGACATGTACGAATGCGATATTCCATTCTAG
- a CDS encoding NUMOD4 motif-containing HNH endonuclease, with translation MGERWKWAPGYEGLYLVSDQGHVMSAPHECAGRSYAGMELSPSRCANGYMRVYLSRDGAVSNVLVHRLVAEAFIPFHSEGVEVNHINGDKADNRLVNLEWVTHGENVAHAWRNLPRRAHDRHIGRKLDAETARRIRAATGTYAQIGSEFGITPTMVGYIKQGKRWRMEDVD, from the coding sequence ATGGGCGAGCGCTGGAAGTGGGCGCCAGGCTACGAGGGACTCTACCTCGTGTCCGACCAGGGCCACGTGATGAGCGCGCCGCACGAGTGCGCTGGCCGCTCGTACGCGGGGATGGAGCTATCGCCCAGCCGATGCGCCAATGGCTACATGCGCGTCTACCTCTCGCGCGACGGGGCCGTGAGCAACGTCCTGGTCCACAGGCTCGTCGCCGAGGCGTTCATTCCGTTCCATTCGGAGGGCGTCGAGGTCAACCACATCAACGGCGACAAGGCGGACAACCGCCTGGTGAACCTCGAATGGGTCACCCACGGAGAGAACGTGGCGCATGCGTGGCGGAACCTGCCCAGGAGGGCGCACGACCGCCACATAGGCCGCAAGCTCGACGCGGAGACCGCGAGGAGGATACGGGCGGCAACGGGGACGTACGCGCAGATCGGAAGCGAATTCGGAATCACCCCGACCATGGTCGGGTACATCAAGCAAGGAAAGAGATGGAGGATGGAAGATGTCGATTAA